In Silene latifolia isolate original U9 population chromosome X, ASM4854445v1, whole genome shotgun sequence, the following proteins share a genomic window:
- the LOC141616922 gene encoding protein FAR-RED IMPAIRED RESPONSE 1-like encodes MYDCEDGGNIVQLTNVQASSSNSQGDQLLVTNASHELSSNNVPATPEVVFDNQIVGLPRCSAELKPALLMKFAILEEGIHFYEEYAKAMSPSFYSDFDVDDQSRITKLFWADPISLKNYALFGDAVSVDATYNFNQYKIVFVPFTGVDNHKGCVTFAVGLIRNENAESFSWLFQNFVTTMGDRYPITIITYQCRGIKKALKLCLVTKHATDCIFERIGILCRHILWVLKDRGFDHIPKEYLALRWSKSATSHPLSNVVGKFVLADCVSIESRQNNISEFWSEVFNAVSLVEDNEEHSDALFQLLRSFNEKLIISVKSGKSKDKKAEIEMLLGSKIPTGATVLPPEKCKNKGSGKRKTLNKEKAVLENAKPLRKCRACGEMSNHDSRNCPSRLP; translated from the exons ATGTATGATTGTGaagatggaggga ACATTGTACAACTTACTAATGTCCAAGCGTCTTCAAGTAATTCACAAGGAGATCAGTTACTTGTCACTAATGCATCGCATGAACTTTCTTCCAACAATGTACCAG cCACCCCAGAAGTTGTTTTTGATAATCAAATAGTGGGATTGCCGAGATGCTCAGCAGAATTAAAACCAGCATTGTTGATGAAATTTGCAATTTTGGAAGAAGGCATACATTTTTACGAGGAATATGCCAAG GCTATGTCTCCATCTTTCTATTCTGACTTTGATGTGGATGATCAAAGCAGAATAACTAAGCTTTTCTGGGCAGATCCAATATCACTTAAAAATTATGCCCTTTTTGGTGACGCTGTTTCTGTTGATGCCACTTATAACTTCAACCAATATAAAATTGTGTTTGTCCCTTTCACGGGTGTTGATAACCATAAAGGTTGCGTTACTTTTGCAGTGGGTTTGATACGAAACGAAAATGCAGAATCATTTTCGTGGTTGTTTCAAAATTTTGTAACGACTATGGGTGATCGCTATCCTATTACTATAATAACTTATCAATGTAGAGGCATCAAAAAAGCTTTAAAGTTGTGTTTGGTGACAAAACACGCCACCGACTgt ATTTTTGAAAGAATCGGGATACTCTGTAGGCACATTTTATGGGTGTTGAAAGATAGGGGATTTGATCATATACCTAAAGAGTATTTAGCACTTAGATGGAGCAAATCTGCAACCTCCCACCCTCTTTCTAATGTTGTTGGAAAATTTGTCCTAGCTGATTGTGTGTCAATCGAAAGCCGCCAGAATAATATAAGTGAATTTTGGTCGGAGGTATTTAATGCAGTCTCACTTGTTGAGGATAATGAGGAACATTCTGATGCGCTATTTCAATTGCTCCGGAGTTTCAATGAAAAGTTGATTATTTCAGTTAAGTCGGGAAAGTCAAAAGATAAGAAAGCTGAGATTGAGATGCTTCTTgggtcaaaaataccaactggagCTACTGTTCTACCACCAGAGAAGTGCAAGAATAAGGGATCGGGAAAGAGGAAAACATTAAACAAGGAAAAGGCAGTCTTGGAAAATGCAAAGCCTCTGAGGAAATGTCGTGCTTGTGGTGAAATGAGTAACCATGATAGTAGAAATTGCCCGAGTCGACTCCCTTGA
- the LOC141623014 gene encoding protein NUCLEAR FUSION DEFECTIVE 4-like — MGGESNNNSNSSLKWFGFVTAVWVQAISGNNYTFSNYSDALKTLMNLTQLQLNNLSVAKDVGKAFGILAGLASDSFPTWLLLLIGSIQGLLGYGAQWLVVSKTVQPFPYWLMCIFMCMGGNSTTWMNTAILVTCIRNFRKNRGPVSGILKGYVGLSTAIFTDLCNALFSNRPAEFLMMLSLIPFAVCLIAMLFLREVPPSSTPSEISQESKYFSWFNIIAVIVAVYLLAYDFIGSKGHVFDIAFSVILLALLATPLLIPAYIGLKSWLDSKQIDNVEDPIIEPLLAQQQVEEVVADDGLVNGDLRKSRPLLGEEHTIVEAFKTLDFWVLFVSFLCGVGTGLTVMNNMGQMGTALGYSDVSIFVSLLSIMGFFGRIISGTVSEYCIKRAAIPRPFFNAASQILIAIGYVIMAMALPGSLYIGSVIVGLCYGVRLAITVPTASELFGLKYYGLIYNILILNLPLGSFLFSGLLAGLLYDAQATVTPSGGNECYGPHCYRLCFLVMAGACLFGCALDVLMGMRTRDLYRKISASKRSKSVVNGT; from the exons ATGGGAGGAGAAAGCAATAACAATAGCAATAGCAGCTTAAAATGGTTTGGATTCGTGACGGCGGTATGGGTACAAGCAATATCAGGAAACAACTATACATTTTCAAACTACTCAGATGCATTAAagacattgatgaatttgacaCAACTACAGTTAAATAATCTATCTGTTGCTAAAGATGTTGGTAAGGCTTTTGGTATACTTGCTGGTCTTGCTTCAGATTCATTCCCAACTTGGTTGCTTCTTCTTATTGGTTCTATTCAAGGTCTTCTTGGTTATGGTGCTCAATGGCTTGTTGTTAGCAAGACCGTCCAACCTTTTCCTTATTGGCTG ATGTGTATATTCATGTGCATGGGAGGGAATAGCACCACATGGATGAACACGGCTATCTTAGTAACATGCATACGAAATTTCAGAAAAAACAGGGGACCTGTTTCTGGGATTCTCAAGGGTTATGTGGGTTTAAGCACTGCTATTTTCACTGATCTCTGCAATGCCCTTTTCTCTAATCGCCCTGCCGAGTTTCTCATGATGCTCTCTCTTATCCCTTTTGCTGTCTGCCTAATCGCAATGCTCTTCCTCCGCGAAGTCCCACCATCCTCCACTCCCTCGGAAATCTCTCAAGAGTCTAAGTACTTCAGCTGGTTCAATATTATTGCTGTCATCGTGGCTGTTTATTTGTTAGCCTATGATTTTATTGGCTCAAAAGGACATGTTtttgacattgcattttcagtcATTCTCTTGGCTTTGTTGGCTACCCCTTTGCTTATACCGGCTTACATCGGGCTAAAATCCTGGCTAGACTCAAAACAAATAGACAATGTTGAGGATCCAATCATCGAGCCTTTACTAGCTCAACAACAAGTGGAAGAGGTAGTAGCCGACGATGGTTTAGTGAATGGGGATCTCAGGAAATCACGGCCTCTTCTTGGAGAAGAACATACTATAGTCGAGGCATTCAAGACCCTAGATTTCTGGGTTTTGTTTGTGTCATTTTTGTGTGGTGTTGGGACTGGTTTGACTGTGATGAACAACATGGGACAGATGGGGACTGCTCTCGGCTATTCAGACGTCTCCATTTTTGTTTCTCTTCTCAGCATTATGGGATTTTTTGGCAGAATCATTTCCGGAACGGTTTCTGAGTATTGCATCAA GAGAGCTGCTATCCCTAGGCCTTTCTTCAATGCAGCCTCTCAAATCTTGATCGCTATAGGTTACGTCATAATGGCAATGGCACTACCTGGTAGCCTTTATATCGGTTCCGTCATAGTTGGCCTATGCTATGGCGTTCGCCTAGCAATCACAGTTCCTACTGCCTCCGAACTATTCGGGCTCAAATATTACGGGCTGATATACAACATTCTCATCCTGAACCTGCCTCTGGGATCGTTCCTTTTCTCGGGCCTTCTTGCTGGCTTGCTATATGATGCACAGGCTACCGTCACGCCCAGTGGCGGGAATGAGTGTTATGGCCCACATTGTTATCGGCTTTGCTTCCTCGTCATGGCCGGTGCTTGTCTTTTCGGGTGTGCCCTCGATGTTTTGATGGGTATGAGAACCAGGGACCTTTACAGAAAGATCTCGGCCAGCAAAAGATCGAAATCGGTAGTGAATGGAACATGA
- the LOC141623012 gene encoding protein NETWORKED 4A-like, whose protein sequence is MASSSVHTKKSLKGLDSRKSNSWWWDSHIGPRNIKWLSENLDDMDQNYKRMLTLIDGDGDSFAKKAEMYYQRRPELLSHVEEFYRTYKLLAERYEHLTGDMRKHLLPELHSQGSSGFDLGSETAAVAWTPQDPKIGRRGIGHRAAGFDFFLGYGRSGPDRSARGDETSSISDSETESDISSLHSYPGMIVNAGEEGTQTRLTEPEIESCSEEKFQNQGQEYNKIGSFRRSSSENFDDVHSRIAVYEEELKMAKEKIFESEEEIANLKTELQKCKSLEHVGNLPLEFPALRDSSSLDAENEDALDESSNTLDLDVSGPEDKIQALVKELRNTRARFQVVDKELMKLRKENGESTESIRKMQDLLKMAQKDSATWKRMLETEKRLASKLQERIARYKTSLSDREKEVRELKEELSDANRKYQLHAEISRLSDEKIGLEERLREWEVHCRSLETQHGMLETKLNDEIEQQKADIADKTARLESLESDFDAYKLKYASLLTEKEEVESKVREKEDQIIQMQHTIAENEVFRKKAEEVSMRVEELREEVEGQKDLIMEAAEGKREAIRQLCYSLEHYRNGYQQLRQAFTEHKQLHVCAS, encoded by the exons ATGGCTTCTTCATCG GTTCACACAAAGAAGTCCCTCAAAGGACTGGACTCAAGGAAATCAAATTCCTGGTGGTGGGACAGTCATATTGGTCCAAGAAATATCAAGTGGCTCTCTGAAAATCTAGATG atatgGATCAAAATTACAAACGTATGCTAACATTAATTGATGGGGATGGGGATTCTTTTGCTAAAAAGGCTGAAATGTATTACCAGAGACGGCCGGAGTTACTCTCTCACGTGGAGGAGTTCTATCGGACATATAAATTATTGGCTGAGCGGTATGAGCATTTGACTGGAGACATGAGGAAACACCTCCTGCCCGAACTACACTCTCAGGGGTCTTCTGGGTTTGACTTAGGCTCTGAAACAGCAGCTGTTGCGTGGACTCCTCAAGATCCAAAGATAGGTCGCCGTGGAATTGGTCACCGAGCCGCTGGCTTTGACTTCTTCCTTGGCTATGGGAGAAGTGGACCAGATCGATCGGCAAGAGGAGATGAAACATCTTCAATATCAGATTCTGAGACCGAATCTGATATATCCTCGTTGCACAGCTATCCTGGAATGATAGTAAATGCAGGTGAAGAAGGGACGCAGACAAGGTTAACAGAACCTGAAATTGAGTCTTGTAGCGAGGAAAAGTTTCAGAATCAAGGACAAGAGTATAATAAAATTGGGTCCTTTAGGAGAAGCAGTAGTGAGAATTTTGATGATGTGCATTCTAGGATTGCTGTTTATGAGGAAGAACTAAAGATGGCAAAGGAAAAAATCTTTGAATCAGAGGAAGAGATCGCTAATCTGAAAACAGAGCTCCAAAAATGCAAATCACTAGAACACGTGGGGAATCTGCCCCTTGAGTTTCCTGCGTTGCGAGATAGCTCCTCTCTTGACGCTGAAAATGAAGATGCACTTGATGAAAGCAGTAATACATTGGATCTAGATGTTTCTGGACCAGAAGATAAAATTCAGGCACTAGTTAAGGAGTTGAGAAACACAAGGGCCAGATTCCAAGTTGTCGACAAAGAGTTGATGAAGTTAAGAAAGGAGAACGGAGAATCCACTGAAAGTATTCGTAAAATGCAGGATTTGCTTAAAATGGCTCAAAAGGATTCTGCCACTTGGAAACGGATGCTTGAGACAGAAAAACGACTGGCATCCAAGTTGCAAGAAAGGATTGCAAGGTACAAAACGAGTCTCAGTGACCGAGAAAAGGAGGTAAGGGAGCTGAAAGAAGAGTTATCTGATGCCAACCGCAAGTATCAGCTCCATGCTGAAATTTCAAGATTGTCTGATGAAAAAATTGGCTTAGAGGAGAGACTACGGGAGTGGGAAGTGCATTGCCGTTCTCTGGAAACTCAGCATGGGATGTTGGAAACAAAGTTGAATGATGAAATTGAACAGCAGAAGGCAGATATTGCTGATAAGACAGCTAGGTTGGAAAGTTTGGAAAGTGATTTTGATGCGTACAAGCTAAAATATGCCAGCTTGCTGACTGAGAAAGAAGAAGTTGAGTCCAAAGTAAGGGAAAAAGAAGATCAAATTATCCAAATGCAACACACGATTGCTGAAAATGAGGTGTTCAGAAAAAAAGCAGAAGAAGTGAGTATGAGGGTAGAGGAGCTGAGAGAAGAGGTTGAGGGGCAGAAAGATTTGATCATGGAAGCGGCTGAAGGAAAAAGGGAGGCGATCAGACAGTTGTGTTACTCGCTTGAGCATTATAGGAATGGTTATCAACAACTTCGACAAGCTTTCACAGAACACAAACAGCTACATGTTTGCGCATCATAA